A region of Reichenbachiella carrageenanivorans DNA encodes the following proteins:
- a CDS encoding WD40/YVTN/BNR-like repeat-containing protein gives MMKRVTNFLILMAWFSIIHYNASAQWFNANPGHGGQVQHVVCDPNEDGKMYLCSDMEGYYVSHDYGDSWESYSFQSLYSNVFNIAIAPTNSDRLLMGSTYGAAKSDDGGDTWSFVNELKGKPVSAMAIDPSDEDYMYMAPSWLEDKVNAFATSGERSLYYSHNSGDTWTKSNYVAGSAARNVYTITIHPTNGDVWLGSESGLFRSTDHGVTWTAISKPTNAKTCLGADITPDGAWVYAAYERNDGNSGLYVRAYDDGDWSELDASGVMQAKNQLHWRPVVDPNSTATNHFVMLGTLFRGGNGNENALLEGRFTVSGGVTITGTIQEAFKYTGVESIEEIGWNKYQGVSRTYAYYPKSWTNYSYTRGAFIMSQQSAYIGDLTDASSWKCVTSHQEKNLNGVDFYRTNGTASTFNWDMDGYENYVVQAMADNGIVESYDGGFSWSQPSIVMTGSWNADAAESVVKSGENTIMLAGTADGFGGALAEWSGRLLYKELTNLSGPVDSWQVLIDGKSGTTKGLGTNNRITFIHSDDNIPERVYISTIGGAYVTENIHELVAGNSTYNFVKITSGDTEVPGRKIMSDPNDSDLVYLRCTNGTFKGQRQSGGNYIWTELSVNGSTNGLDSNWGSNGDMTVWANGSTTYLLLTKGDNSNVNYELHLSADGGDNFTQVVTRADAETLRNPAWLGAHGFKTSFGGICGLNNQFFFTFQVRENGEKLTKGIAFIKANIGNSLADITLEDWTGTVGENYMEFPVSRRGKIWSDDQGNAHIYQATMGTGLWKRSLKKKEAPTAVFSSDKKEVSVSWYCEF, from the coding sequence ATGATGAAAAGGGTTACAAATTTTTTGATTCTGATGGCTTGGTTTAGTATCATCCATTACAATGCCTCTGCACAGTGGTTCAACGCGAACCCTGGCCATGGAGGTCAGGTACAGCACGTGGTATGCGATCCTAACGAAGACGGTAAAATGTATCTCTGTAGTGATATGGAAGGGTACTATGTAAGTCATGATTATGGAGACTCATGGGAGTCCTATAGTTTTCAGTCTTTATACAGCAATGTCTTCAACATTGCAATTGCTCCTACGAACTCTGATAGGCTACTTATGGGCTCCACTTATGGAGCGGCAAAAAGTGATGACGGTGGTGATACTTGGTCTTTTGTCAACGAACTGAAAGGGAAACCAGTATCGGCTATGGCGATAGACCCTTCAGACGAAGACTATATGTATATGGCACCGAGTTGGTTGGAGGATAAGGTAAATGCGTTTGCTACAAGTGGCGAGCGTAGCCTGTATTACTCACACAACAGTGGCGATACTTGGACTAAAAGTAACTATGTAGCCGGCAGTGCAGCTAGAAATGTATATACTATTACCATACATCCTACCAATGGAGATGTATGGTTAGGTTCGGAATCTGGCTTATTTAGATCTACCGACCATGGGGTGACCTGGACAGCGATTTCTAAGCCAACCAATGCAAAAACTTGTTTAGGTGCGGATATTACACCAGACGGAGCATGGGTTTATGCTGCTTACGAGCGGAATGATGGCAATTCTGGACTCTATGTAAGAGCCTATGATGATGGTGACTGGTCGGAACTAGATGCTAGTGGTGTGATGCAAGCAAAAAATCAATTGCACTGGAGACCAGTTGTAGACCCTAATTCAACAGCAACGAATCATTTTGTTATGTTAGGTACGCTATTCAGAGGAGGTAATGGTAATGAAAATGCTCTGCTCGAAGGGAGGTTTACAGTATCAGGAGGAGTCACAATCACAGGTACAATTCAAGAGGCTTTCAAGTACACTGGTGTTGAAAGTATTGAAGAAATTGGTTGGAACAAGTATCAAGGTGTATCTAGAACCTATGCTTATTATCCTAAATCATGGACTAACTATAGCTACACAAGGGGTGCTTTTATCATGAGTCAGCAATCAGCTTATATTGGTGACCTCACAGATGCTTCGTCATGGAAGTGTGTGACTTCTCATCAAGAAAAGAACCTGAATGGTGTAGATTTTTATCGTACCAATGGTACCGCTTCTACATTCAACTGGGACATGGATGGTTATGAAAACTACGTGGTTCAAGCCATGGCAGACAATGGAATTGTAGAAAGTTATGATGGTGGATTCTCATGGTCGCAGCCCAGTATTGTGATGACGGGCAGCTGGAATGCGGATGCAGCGGAATCTGTAGTGAAAAGCGGAGAAAATACGATTATGCTGGCTGGTACAGCAGATGGTTTTGGAGGGGCATTAGCAGAATGGAGTGGTCGTTTGTTATACAAAGAATTGACCAACCTATCTGGCCCAGTAGATAGTTGGCAGGTATTGATCGACGGGAAGTCAGGCACTACAAAAGGATTAGGAACTAACAACAGGATCACGTTTATCCATAGCGATGACAATATTCCTGAGCGAGTTTATATTTCTACTATTGGTGGAGCATATGTCACAGAAAACATACATGAATTAGTCGCTGGAAATAGCACTTATAATTTTGTCAAAATCACAAGTGGAGACACGGAAGTACCAGGTAGAAAAATAATGTCAGATCCTAACGATTCTGATCTTGTGTATTTGCGATGCACCAATGGTACATTCAAAGGCCAAAGACAATCAGGAGGCAATTACATTTGGACCGAGCTGTCTGTGAATGGCAGTACCAATGGCCTAGATAGTAATTGGGGATCCAATGGCGACATGACTGTATGGGCAAATGGAAGCACCACATACCTATTGCTGACTAAAGGAGACAATTCAAATGTTAATTATGAATTGCATCTGTCCGCAGATGGAGGAGATAATTTTACTCAAGTGGTTACGCGAGCAGATGCCGAAACACTGAGAAACCCTGCATGGTTAGGAGCTCATGGATTTAAAACTAGCTTTGGTGGAATTTGTGGTTTGAATAACCAATTCTTTTTCACCTTTCAGGTAAGAGAAAACGGAGAGAAGTTGACCAAAGGAATTGCCTTTATCAAAGCTAATATTGGGAATAGTCTTGCAGATATAACCTTAGAAGACTGGACAGGAACCGTAGGAGAAAACTATATGGAATTTCCAGTATCAAGAAGAGGGAAAATATGGAGTGACGACCAAGGAAATGCACATATTTATCAGGCTACTATGGGAACAGGGCTTTGGAAAAGAAGCCTCAAGAAAAAAGAAGCACCAACAGCTGTTTTTTCTTCTGATAAAAAAGAAGTGAGCGTTTCCTGGTACTGTGAATTTTGA
- a CDS encoding PKD domain-containing protein, with the protein MDRSIVSYRWDFGDETSKTGSTTSHEFTQAGKYIVTLTVEDDQGDTDVSTTTITAVDLSLKSVIRAQITQGYTPLYASLDGSDSESPTSTIESYTWKLKGQVISEASKLAVQLSEPGAYIYELTVKDATGAEHTSMHTITALAFTGESNSYKQVLKDGMEGFSIIDPSNNGQQWGGVPSVATLASDNDCLIHYGTIWGDHASSGYDHASGRYSAFLQPTDEVLSLEGFNTAGYDHVKLQFGMMKMSIVEGEAVPNDDTGSGIKLEYSTNGTQWTEISLVGKFTYNNEVNSIWYWVELEEELPSVENLRLRFTRLADANPFDTNWRIDDILFTAPAGVVMSSPGVTISASKLGPNQLELIEVTAAIDGTASFIEWDFGAAANPQIGFGVGPHQVKFSKQGAQEIKVRVLNQMGETTAKTTIAVGPIVSALSGTIVASKSKIALSTKVMISAKLDGEAKAYTWDFGVSAEPKTATGAGPHDVIFSELGMKDIELKVTNRSGITSIIKADGLIEVSNTVVAGIDDSHIIQVFPNPATDLLQFKGFNTQINVQLWSLEGQQLMEKNIRPQETLKLNHLQPGLYLLQIRGENNLMEIQKINKL; encoded by the coding sequence ATGGATCGCTCCATAGTATCCTATCGTTGGGACTTTGGCGATGAAACTAGCAAAACGGGTAGTACTACGAGTCATGAATTTACCCAAGCAGGAAAATATATAGTGACGCTCACGGTAGAAGACGATCAAGGAGATACAGACGTATCTACCACAACCATCACAGCAGTAGATCTCAGTTTGAAAAGCGTAATTCGTGCCCAAATCACACAAGGATATACACCATTGTATGCCAGCCTAGATGGCAGTGATTCGGAAAGCCCGACTAGCACCATCGAATCTTATACTTGGAAGCTTAAAGGACAGGTAATAAGCGAAGCATCAAAGTTGGCCGTTCAGCTCAGTGAGCCAGGGGCATACATTTACGAACTCACAGTGAAAGATGCCACAGGTGCTGAGCATACTTCGATGCATACCATTACTGCCCTTGCTTTTACAGGAGAGTCGAATAGCTATAAGCAGGTGCTCAAAGATGGGATGGAAGGTTTCAGTATCATCGACCCGTCAAACAATGGACAGCAGTGGGGCGGAGTACCAAGTGTAGCTACTCTCGCATCAGACAATGATTGCCTGATTCATTATGGTACCATATGGGGAGACCATGCGAGTAGTGGATATGATCATGCCAGTGGCAGGTATAGTGCGTTCTTGCAGCCTACAGATGAAGTCCTTTCTTTAGAAGGATTTAATACTGCTGGATATGATCATGTCAAACTTCAATTTGGTATGATGAAAATGTCGATCGTGGAGGGAGAAGCAGTCCCTAACGACGATACAGGTAGTGGAATCAAACTTGAATACTCAACGAATGGGACACAATGGACGGAGATTTCACTAGTAGGCAAGTTTACATACAACAACGAAGTCAATAGTATTTGGTACTGGGTGGAGTTGGAAGAAGAACTGCCATCAGTTGAAAATCTGAGACTTAGGTTTACCAGATTGGCTGATGCCAATCCTTTCGATACCAACTGGAGGATAGACGACATTTTGTTTACGGCTCCTGCAGGAGTGGTCATGAGTAGCCCAGGAGTGACCATTTCGGCTTCTAAGTTGGGTCCCAACCAATTAGAACTTATAGAGGTGACGGCGGCCATAGATGGTACTGCTTCCTTTATCGAGTGGGACTTTGGTGCTGCCGCCAATCCTCAAATTGGATTTGGAGTAGGGCCACATCAAGTGAAATTTTCAAAACAAGGAGCACAAGAAATAAAAGTACGTGTACTAAATCAGATGGGGGAGACCACAGCTAAGACAACCATAGCAGTAGGGCCTATTGTGAGCGCACTAAGCGGAACCATCGTAGCAAGCAAGAGCAAAATTGCCCTCAGTACCAAAGTGATGATTTCGGCTAAGCTAGATGGCGAGGCTAAAGCGTATACATGGGATTTTGGTGTGTCAGCCGAGCCGAAAACGGCTACTGGTGCAGGACCGCACGATGTAATTTTTAGTGAATTGGGCATGAAGGATATTGAACTAAAGGTGACCAACAGAAGTGGTATTACTTCTATTATCAAGGCAGATGGCCTCATCGAAGTTTCCAATACGGTGGTTGCAGGGATAGATGATTCACATATCATACAAGTTTTTCCTAACCCAGCTACCGATCTGCTGCAGTTCAAAGGTTTTAATACTCAAATAAATGTGCAGCTCTGGTCGCTAGAAGGTCAGCAATTGATGGAGAAAAACATCAGGCCACAGGAGACTTTGAAGCTTAATCATTTACAACCAGGTCTGTATTTGCTTCAAATCAGAGGAGAAAATAATCTAATGGAGATTCAAAAAATTAATAAGCTATGA
- a CDS encoding IPT/TIG domain-containing protein, with product MRRSIIQKMRVALKATLLPVLILSMTQVLMAQELTGFWPLATTTTGLVEVYGTGLSEATGVTMGGTAATYFYKSSDDKIVFAVPAGATTSTFTVDGIALTSSEALRIDEPELDTLAFVQFGDASGNNETIDLGSEDGIMTISRTSGDGTLDIVNNGAQNTGLYPGASGANYLHANGGALSFVISGINTMGYGEVTFAFGYVPWKNKKSDDVIQFEYKDAGNGGAWVDMNMPTIYQNANVWFYAKPTPVVPIPESTEIQFRVTVTDATYRFKMDDIIILGNDLPPSVGFTTSSIVTNETVGSMQIEVEATEAVSGDTKIYLTTAGSLTGSEYSLTDNGGTGETNVVTIPDGMTTGTATLTIVNDSDIEDTKNLTITIVSADDPVEVGVSSELAVSVFDDDSPPTLYDLSINKAQLIEGSGNQAEITAFVTKAVTGTQTITLALAGDRVGAGEYEIGGGTFELTIADGDMTGTTLLSVVDDDSLEIAEVVAITVAEINGEVVLGDPVPEVSITIVDDEVPSLSFSLNQQVVQEADETEVTISIETEIPVRGDQTVILAFAGTNINGDDYTVYSSAGDLGVPEIYLKDGESLATTTFVISRDLVGEGNEKMNIGIASVSAGISSVDLPTAAELVILDEYIENYFLQPETFGFRENTSIAAYYGNGYFDYAYVYSGTARIGKRSANGGFDSYVNFLASDENTFQMAGINTTGESDLRLGFKLQPTKVGAMGEDFRVEFSTNGVDFDAVELAYNHSGDLVFDQMMAAGFVPESDNLTIRFTNLSDDSNNGWWMDDVSIFHDNPRPRITFELDTTWVTEVEQKEIKVWALLESAMATDEYVFLGEVEGTEVSEEDYLLSASSIFIPAGETSGYVTLKVLDDAEEEYMEEINVSVASTSAGLDDVVIPSKISVTVYDNDKPGPAEYFFKETLNNPLNIEPKNWGDRQPPNYLNRSNRPWSNVKDHYLRQHFWNAKDHYITGNAIISCESFLGGMSKEEATDFNMGAEKYEGASGAHYFFFDKEDMHVSFGLINSYRQNTTFQFGLYRFENWASDGTEMKVEYSTDDAVSWTPMTFDPLPSQAGWFLVTLNEDLPYSDNLIVRFRVEGLQGSNVFKIDDIELVVRETKIANISSDYERVGGKFTITGQNFKNVQVVKIGTVTLPSSSYVVKSSSQIEVTVPANVTTGGEVSVITSFSSATGPEFSLDDRILVSLSVSKVEVSEAGEESLEISVIAEDAVPEGAAIQIALAGSLDDVLLSSDLLTISSGSKESSKVTLTALKDDLIGESDELVTVLISKVVAGHVDMGNLSSQDIKIINDTKMHLTLRAQGNEPLTEVTQDEAVIFATIPFALEVDFTFQVEVGGTASVGEDFSLSKSDRKLTIPAGRFISDTLTVKALFDGLLEEEESIEIRTVSDLSGLVNIYAESKIFMIESLEMGENSSEVLAIDPKEGLLKVYQSSGYLMIESKDSEIGELEVISLTGRSMFKQQPMVQQLEIPWPHQGVFILKTHNNNGVQTIKFMTKQ from the coding sequence ATGAGAAGGTCAATAATTCAAAAAATGCGAGTAGCACTCAAAGCCACACTTTTACCTGTCTTAATATTATCAATGACTCAAGTGCTAATGGCACAAGAGCTCACAGGGTTTTGGCCACTTGCTACCACCACTACTGGTCTGGTAGAAGTGTACGGGACAGGGCTTTCGGAAGCTACTGGAGTCACTATGGGAGGTACAGCTGCCACTTATTTTTATAAGTCTTCGGATGATAAAATCGTGTTTGCCGTGCCTGCTGGTGCTACTACCAGTACGTTTACCGTAGATGGTATAGCACTTACTTCATCGGAGGCACTGCGGATAGATGAGCCTGAGCTGGACACGCTGGCTTTTGTGCAGTTTGGAGATGCTTCTGGCAACAATGAAACCATAGACTTAGGAAGTGAAGACGGTATCATGACTATATCCAGAACATCAGGAGATGGAACATTAGATATTGTAAATAATGGAGCTCAGAATACAGGACTTTATCCAGGGGCATCTGGTGCAAACTATCTCCATGCCAATGGAGGAGCACTGAGTTTTGTCATTTCAGGTATCAATACGATGGGTTACGGGGAAGTGACCTTTGCTTTTGGGTATGTGCCATGGAAAAACAAAAAATCGGACGATGTGATCCAGTTTGAGTATAAAGATGCTGGAAATGGGGGGGCTTGGGTAGACATGAACATGCCTACCATTTATCAAAATGCGAATGTCTGGTTTTATGCCAAGCCGACTCCAGTCGTACCTATTCCAGAAAGCACGGAGATTCAGTTTAGAGTTACAGTCACGGATGCTACTTATCGATTCAAAATGGACGATATAATCATCTTAGGGAACGACCTTCCTCCTAGTGTTGGTTTTACAACCTCTTCGATTGTTACCAACGAAACCGTAGGATCTATGCAAATAGAGGTGGAGGCTACTGAAGCAGTTAGCGGAGACACAAAGATTTACCTTACTACTGCCGGTTCACTTACGGGTTCAGAGTATTCCCTGACCGACAATGGAGGTACTGGAGAGACCAATGTGGTCACTATTCCAGATGGAATGACTACAGGTACAGCCACTTTGACTATTGTCAATGACAGTGATATTGAAGACACTAAAAACTTAACGATCACGATAGTCTCTGCTGATGACCCTGTGGAAGTAGGTGTTAGCAGCGAGCTAGCAGTGAGTGTATTCGATGATGATAGTCCGCCTACCTTGTATGATTTATCAATCAACAAGGCGCAACTTATCGAAGGCTCTGGAAATCAAGCTGAAATCACGGCCTTTGTGACCAAGGCAGTAACCGGAACTCAGACCATTACACTAGCTTTAGCTGGCGATAGAGTAGGGGCTGGAGAGTACGAGATTGGTGGAGGGACTTTCGAACTCACCATAGCTGATGGAGACATGACTGGCACAACCTTGCTTTCTGTTGTAGACGACGATTCATTAGAAATAGCAGAAGTAGTAGCCATCACAGTAGCTGAGATCAATGGTGAAGTGGTGCTTGGAGATCCTGTTCCCGAAGTGTCCATTACTATTGTAGACGACGAAGTGCCTAGCCTGTCTTTCAGCTTGAATCAGCAAGTAGTACAGGAGGCTGATGAAACAGAAGTCACTATTTCGATTGAAACAGAAATACCTGTAAGAGGGGATCAGACTGTTATTTTAGCGTTTGCAGGTACTAATATAAATGGGGACGACTATACCGTATACAGTAGTGCGGGAGATTTGGGCGTGCCAGAGATTTATCTAAAGGATGGCGAATCTTTGGCTACTACTACGTTTGTGATCAGTAGAGATTTAGTGGGAGAAGGGAATGAGAAAATGAATATTGGTATTGCTAGTGTCAGTGCAGGTATCAGTTCGGTGGATTTGCCCACCGCAGCAGAGTTGGTCATTTTGGATGAATATATCGAAAACTACTTTCTACAGCCAGAGACTTTTGGATTTAGAGAAAACACCAGTATAGCAGCTTATTATGGCAATGGCTATTTTGATTATGCCTATGTATATAGCGGAACGGCACGTATTGGCAAGAGAAGTGCCAATGGCGGATTTGATAGCTATGTCAACTTTTTAGCAAGTGATGAAAACACCTTTCAAATGGCTGGTATTAATACCACTGGAGAATCAGATTTGAGGCTTGGGTTCAAACTTCAGCCAACCAAAGTTGGAGCTATGGGAGAAGACTTCAGAGTAGAATTTAGCACCAATGGCGTAGACTTCGATGCTGTAGAGCTGGCATACAATCATTCTGGAGACCTCGTCTTTGATCAAATGATGGCTGCTGGTTTTGTGCCAGAGTCTGACAATCTTACGATCAGATTCACCAATCTATCTGATGATTCGAACAATGGATGGTGGATGGACGATGTGAGTATATTTCATGACAACCCACGCCCAAGAATCACTTTCGAACTCGATACCACTTGGGTGACAGAGGTAGAACAAAAGGAAATCAAAGTATGGGCTCTATTGGAATCAGCGATGGCTACTGACGAGTATGTCTTTTTAGGTGAAGTGGAAGGAACCGAAGTAAGCGAGGAGGATTACTTGTTATCTGCTTCTTCTATATTCATTCCAGCAGGAGAGACCTCTGGATATGTGACCTTGAAAGTGCTGGATGATGCTGAGGAAGAGTACATGGAAGAAATAAACGTAAGTGTGGCTTCTACCAGTGCCGGTTTAGACGATGTGGTGATACCGTCCAAGATATCTGTCACGGTATATGATAATGACAAGCCCGGGCCAGCTGAATATTTTTTCAAAGAAACACTCAACAATCCCCTCAATATAGAACCCAAAAACTGGGGAGATCGTCAGCCACCAAACTATCTAAATAGAAGTAATAGACCTTGGTCCAATGTGAAAGATCACTACCTAAGACAGCATTTTTGGAATGCAAAAGATCACTATATCACGGGCAATGCGATCATTAGTTGTGAGTCTTTTTTAGGAGGTATGTCAAAGGAAGAAGCGACAGACTTTAATATGGGTGCGGAGAAATATGAGGGCGCGAGTGGAGCGCATTATTTCTTCTTTGATAAAGAAGATATGCATGTTTCATTTGGCTTGATCAATTCTTATCGACAAAATACTACGTTCCAGTTTGGGCTTTACAGATTTGAAAACTGGGCATCGGACGGTACTGAGATGAAAGTAGAGTATAGTACAGATGATGCCGTCTCTTGGACGCCGATGACGTTCGACCCACTGCCTAGCCAAGCAGGCTGGTTTTTGGTGACACTCAATGAAGATTTGCCTTATAGTGACAATCTCATCGTTCGATTCAGAGTAGAAGGACTACAAGGAAGTAATGTCTTCAAGATAGATGATATAGAGTTGGTAGTAAGAGAAACTAAAATAGCCAATATCTCTTCTGACTATGAACGTGTAGGAGGCAAATTCACCATTACAGGTCAAAATTTCAAGAATGTTCAAGTGGTAAAGATCGGGACTGTCACGCTTCCTAGTTCATCCTATGTGGTAAAGAGCAGTTCGCAAATAGAAGTGACCGTGCCTGCCAACGTTACTACGGGAGGCGAAGTAAGTGTAATCACTAGTTTTAGCAGTGCGACAGGGCCTGAATTCTCACTCGACGATAGAATCTTAGTATCTCTTTCAGTATCTAAAGTGGAAGTATCAGAAGCAGGAGAAGAATCACTGGAAATCTCAGTGATTGCTGAAGATGCTGTCCCCGAAGGTGCGGCAATTCAAATTGCTTTGGCAGGTAGTTTGGACGACGTGCTGTTGTCATCAGATCTACTTACCATCTCAAGTGGATCAAAAGAGTCTTCTAAAGTTACGTTGACAGCACTCAAGGACGACCTAATAGGAGAGAGTGATGAACTTGTCACTGTATTGATTTCAAAAGTGGTGGCAGGCCATGTAGATATGGGTAATCTTTCTAGTCAGGACATCAAAATCATCAATGATACAAAAATGCACTTGACATTGAGAGCACAAGGCAATGAACCTTTGACAGAAGTGACACAAGATGAAGCGGTCATTTTTGCAACTATTCCTTTTGCACTAGAGGTGGATTTTACTTTTCAAGTGGAAGTTGGTGGTACAGCAAGCGTAGGCGAAGACTTTAGCTTGAGCAAAAGTGACAGGAAATTGACCATACCAGCCGGTAGGTTTATTTCAGATACACTGACGGTGAAGGCACTTTTCGATGGACTTTTGGAAGAAGAGGAATCGATAGAAATTCGTACGGTCTCTGATTTGAGTGGCCTCGTAAATATTTATGCTGAATCAAAAATCTTTATGATTGAAAGCTTGGAAATGGGAGAAAATAGCTCGGAAGTGTTGGCTATAGATCCTAAGGAGGGTCTACTGAAAGTTTATCAATCTTCGGGTTATTTGATGATAGAAAGTAAAGACAGTGAAATAGGAGAACTGGAAGTCATCAGCCTAACAGGGCGTAGCATGTTCAAACAACAACCTATGGTACAACAACTAGAAATACCCTGGCCTCATCAAGGCGTTTTTATTCTGAAAACCCACAACAACAATGGGGTTCAGACCATTAAGTTTATGACAAAACAATAA